A single window of Deltaproteobacteria bacterium DNA harbors:
- the atpE gene encoding ATP synthase F0 subunit C — MKFFLYSAVAAGFSIAISSFGCGLGQGMSIKSSVEGVARNPEASGKITVTMMIGLAMIESLCIYCLVICLILIYANPASKLIQGFVGLAAH, encoded by the coding sequence TTGAAGTTCTTCCTCTACTCAGCGGTGGCAGCCGGCTTTAGCATTGCCATTTCTTCCTTTGGTTGCGGCCTGGGGCAGGGAATGTCCATCAAGAGTTCGGTGGAGGGCGTGGCCAGGAATCCTGAGGCTTCGGGCAAGATTACCGTCACCATGATGATCGGCTTGGCAATGATTGAGTCTCTCTGTATTTATTGCCTAGTTATCTGTCTCATTCTCATTTACGCCAACCCGGCGTCAAAGCTTATCCAAGGGTTTGTGGGACT